In the genome of Poecilia reticulata strain Guanapo linkage group LG16, Guppy_female_1.0+MT, whole genome shotgun sequence, one region contains:
- the cnih4 gene encoding protein cornichon homolog 4 isoform X1: protein MEATVFILSLVDCCALIFLSVYFIITLSDLECDYINARACCSKLNKWVIPEMVGQCLSMMLMLVSMHWFIFLLNMPVAAWNIYRSTSPGKEIHVPLGGAQEKTQDTLEGLCISAGLGTPYDPPGGAGPRGWGKESLGLLT from the exons ATGGAGGCGACTGTGTTTATCCTATCGCTTGTAGACTGTTGTGCACTGATTTTTCTTTCGGTTTACTTT ATTATCACTCTGTCAGATCTAGAATGTGACTACATTAATGCCCGAGCATGCTGCTCCAAGCTGAACAAA TGGGTAATTCCAGAGATGGTTGGTCAGTGTCTCTCTATGATGCTCATGCTGGTCTCCATGCACTGGTTCATTTTCCTGCTCAACATGCCTGTAGCAGCCTGGAACATCTACAG ATCCACGTCACCAGGGAAGGAGATccacgtcccactgggaggagccCAGgagaagacccaggacacactggagggactatgtaTCTCGGCTGGTCTGGGAACGCCCTACGAtccccccggaggagctggccCACGTGGCTGGGGAAAGgaaagtctgggcctccttaCTTAG
- the rwdd1 gene encoding RWD domain-containing protein 1 isoform X2 produces MVMIFTLVTAVQEKLNEIVDAMKNRREEENLRKEKEAEEAEKVKFQGTVVTIENFLAWKAKFELEMTEFRRKKQKEEEQAGKPRLTGKQLFERDHNLDTSDIQFLEEAGNNVEVDESLFQDIEDLDLDEDDPNFDPLDIDSDED; encoded by the exons ATGGTGATGATTTTCACCCTGGTGACAGCAGTTCAGGAGAAACTTAATGAAATTGTGGATGCAATGAAAAACAGACGAGAAGAGGAAAACCTCCGGAAAGAAAAGGaggcagaagaagcagaaaag GTGAAGTTCCAGGGTACAGTGGTAACAATTGAAAACTTCCTGGCATGGAAAGCCAAGTTTGAGCTGGAGATGACTGAGTTCAGacgaaaaaaacagaaagaggaggagcaggcTGGAAAACCCAGACTCACTG gCAAACAGCTGTTTGAGAGAGATCATAACCTTGACACATCAGACATTCAGTTCCTAGAAGAGG CTGGAAACAACGTTGAAGTGGACGAGTCCCTGTTCCAGGACATTGAGGACTTGGACTTGGATGAAGACGATCCAAACTTTGACCCATTAGATATAGACAGCGATGAAGACTAA
- the cnih4 gene encoding protein cornichon homolog 4 isoform X2: MEATVFILSLVDCCALIFLSVYFIITLSDLECDYINARACCSKLNKWVIPEMVGQCLSMMLMLVSMHWFIFLLNMPVAAWNIYRYVKIPMGNMGVFDPTEIHNRGLLKSYMKEAMIKLGYHLLCFFIYLYSMILALIND; this comes from the exons ATGGAGGCGACTGTGTTTATCCTATCGCTTGTAGACTGTTGTGCACTGATTTTTCTTTCGGTTTACTTT ATTATCACTCTGTCAGATCTAGAATGTGACTACATTAATGCCCGAGCATGCTGCTCCAAGCTGAACAAA TGGGTAATTCCAGAGATGGTTGGTCAGTGTCTCTCTATGATGCTCATGCTGGTCTCCATGCACTGGTTCATTTTCCTGCTCAACATGCCTGTAGCAGCCTGGAACATCTACAG GTATGTGAAGATTCCTATGGGAAACATGGGTGTGTTTGACCCAACTGAGATCCACAACAGGGGTCTGCTTAAATCGTACATGAAGGAGGCCATGATTAAATTAGGATACCACCTGCTCTGCTTCTTCATTTATTTGTACAG CATGATCCTGGCTCTGATCAATGACTGA